A region from the Variovorax paradoxus genome encodes:
- a CDS encoding cell division protein ZipA C-terminal FtsZ-binding domain-containing protein, which yields MSNLTLALAILGGLVLAAVVAFNTVTSRRNAPRQPDVAGNDLSEADRPSSSSDGVEPMLHVDPHQMPGHERHEPLFDPDLPAPAGSAVPTAERRGGLDPLIDVIAPVSLDGLASGDAAIAAMPSTRRAGSKPVAIEGLNEHTGQWEPPVPGQRYSAFQVGVQLANRTGALNEIEYSEFVVKAQAFADAVNGALEFPEMLDEVARARELDQFASAHDAQLGFVLRALHAAWSPGYVQQNAARLGFVAGIIPGRMVLPTSEAGLPPILGLSFDTQAALADDPAQSAIRELSLSLDVPQVDRAEQPFRRMREAAATLAREMDGVVTDSDGQLLREDTMDVIGADLEQLYDTLESRDLAAGSPLARRLFS from the coding sequence ATGAGCAATCTCACTCTCGCCCTGGCCATCCTCGGCGGCCTCGTTCTCGCGGCCGTCGTTGCCTTCAACACCGTGACCTCGCGCCGCAATGCACCGCGGCAGCCCGACGTTGCGGGCAATGACTTGTCCGAAGCGGATCGGCCATCTTCCTCGTCCGACGGCGTGGAGCCGATGCTGCATGTCGATCCGCACCAGATGCCGGGCCATGAACGCCACGAGCCCCTGTTCGATCCCGACCTGCCCGCGCCCGCGGGCAGCGCGGTGCCAACGGCCGAGCGGCGCGGCGGGCTCGATCCGCTCATCGACGTGATCGCACCGGTGTCGCTGGACGGGCTCGCATCGGGCGATGCCGCCATCGCGGCCATGCCGTCCACGCGCCGCGCGGGCAGCAAGCCCGTGGCCATCGAAGGCTTGAACGAGCACACCGGCCAGTGGGAGCCGCCCGTGCCGGGCCAGCGCTACAGCGCGTTCCAGGTGGGCGTGCAGCTGGCCAATCGCACCGGGGCGCTGAACGAAATCGAGTATTCAGAATTCGTCGTCAAGGCCCAGGCCTTTGCCGATGCCGTCAACGGCGCTCTCGAATTTCCCGAGATGCTCGACGAAGTGGCGCGCGCCCGCGAACTCGACCAGTTCGCCAGCGCGCATGACGCCCAGCTGGGTTTCGTGCTGCGCGCGCTGCATGCGGCGTGGAGTCCTGGCTACGTGCAGCAGAATGCGGCGCGGCTGGGTTTCGTGGCCGGCATCATCCCGGGGCGCATGGTGCTGCCGACCAGCGAGGCGGGGCTGCCTCCGATCCTCGGACTTTCGTTCGACACCCAGGCCGCGCTGGCCGACGATCCGGCGCAATCGGCCATCCGCGAGCTCAGCCTGAGCCTGGACGTGCCGCAGGTCGACCGCGCCGAACAGCCGTTCCGCCGCATGCGCGAAGCCGCCGCCACGCTGGCGCGCGAGATGGACGGCGTGGTCACCGACAGCGACGGACAGCTGCTGCGCGAAGACACCATGGACGTGATCGGCGCCGACCTCGAGCAGCTCTACGACACGCTCGAATCGCGCGACCTGGCCGCCGGCTCGCCGCTGGCGCGCCGTCTTTTCAGCTGA